A part of Desulfobacter sp. genomic DNA contains:
- a CDS encoding outer membrane protein transport protein codes for MRTWFRHTLLVGLFLGLAAPAFAGGIDNKQNFSAAYAGSLSRNAATDGADVAAYNPAGMMLLENGFHVEVDLQPFAFDYDHTYGGSDHSADFKSVVPTAFGIYKKDRWAIWGAFTINGGGGEIEYSNGNIITQEIGALATSGILAGLFNPASPIYNSGTPNPGQILLPGGTMSNEYAYAESYDYTFTTGLAYKINSMFSVAAGLRYIITDKNVDIHGTYNSQLVIGAYEQEADGFGGIFGLNIHPNDKLNIGIRYETRVNLDWDTTVKDESRGTVGENILFINGRVHGQSSARDLPAVFAVGLEWKFMPKLTLKPSFTYFFEDDADWGTQNYAVDGDSYEIGLALQYDINDAWSVSTGYLYIDVDMKPENFGIIEKMSPALDCHAVSLGAKYKMSERLALTFGLAGYFYVDDTAPATYLPALVGGGERTPEVTYDKVFYQAGIGIQYRFF; via the coding sequence ATGAGGACATGGTTTAGACACACGTTGTTGGTGGGACTGTTCCTGGGGCTGGCAGCCCCTGCCTTTGCGGGCGGTATTGATAACAAACAGAATTTCTCTGCGGCTTACGCCGGCAGCCTGAGCCGCAACGCCGCCACGGACGGTGCTGATGTGGCTGCATACAACCCGGCCGGCATGATGCTGCTTGAAAACGGCTTTCATGTCGAGGTGGACCTCCAACCGTTTGCCTTTGATTACGATCACACATATGGAGGCAGCGACCACTCAGCAGATTTTAAAAGCGTTGTTCCCACAGCATTTGGTATATATAAAAAAGATAGATGGGCAATCTGGGGTGCATTTACAATTAATGGCGGTGGCGGTGAAATTGAATATTCAAACGGGAACATCATTACCCAGGAGATCGGCGCCCTCGCTACGAGTGGCATTTTAGCAGGACTGTTCAACCCAGCCAGCCCTATTTATAACTCGGGCACTCCCAATCCTGGACAAATTCTTCTCCCAGGGGGAACCATGTCCAATGAATATGCCTATGCGGAAAGCTATGATTATACTTTCACAACGGGGCTGGCATACAAAATCAATTCCATGTTCTCAGTTGCCGCGGGTTTGAGATACATAATCACAGACAAAAACGTGGATATCCACGGGACATATAACAGCCAGCTTGTTATCGGTGCATATGAGCAGGAAGCAGACGGATTCGGAGGAATTTTCGGTCTGAACATCCACCCAAACGACAAACTGAATATCGGTATCCGTTATGAAACCAGAGTGAACCTTGATTGGGACACGACTGTGAAAGATGAAAGCCGCGGAACCGTGGGCGAAAATATTCTATTTATTAACGGCAGAGTACACGGGCAGAGTTCTGCCAGAGATCTACCGGCAGTTTTTGCTGTTGGTCTTGAATGGAAGTTCATGCCCAAATTAACCTTAAAGCCGTCGTTCACCTACTTTTTTGAAGATGATGCCGACTGGGGTACCCAGAACTATGCCGTGGACGGGGATTCCTATGAAATTGGCCTGGCCCTCCAGTACGATATAAATGACGCATGGAGTGTCAGTACCGGGTATCTGTATATTGATGTAGATATGAAACCTGAAAATTTCGGAATCATCGAAAAAATGAGCCCGGCACTGGATTGTCATGCCGTTTCTTTGGGCGCTAAATATAAAATGAGTGAACGGCTCGCACTCACCTTCGGCCTTGCCGGTTATTTTTACGTAGACGATACGGCCCCGGCAACCTATCTTCCTGCTTTAGTAGGTGGCGGAGAACGCACTCCGGAAGTCACCTATGACAAAGTTTTCTACCAGGCCGGAATCGGCATCCAGTACAGATTCTTCTAA
- a CDS encoding AEC family transporter: MFIQTGMTVFSAVFQLFLISLAAGIMIRRQMISPLQVQALSGVTVNVFLPSLIIAKTVAGFHPEQFENWWILPLAGVGMILAGLFFSGWFFRFKPQKRPLMVLSSMQNGIYIPLPIGQILFPEQFDQFALYCFLLVLGLNPLMWSLGKVMLSGGRESRIRMGDFFSPPLAAIFISVALVFSGLAGHIPGPVISAVDLLGQATVPVAVFVLGATMGAISMKQWPPAGDIMVVFLVKFILVPGVVFAVLYWSGLDLSMPLACSMLMVQGASPPATNLILIVKNYGGDVQTVSTMMLLQYLACILIMPVWIATWQYFSG; this comes from the coding sequence ATGTTTATACAAACCGGTATGACGGTGTTCAGCGCCGTATTTCAATTGTTTTTGATTTCACTGGCCGCAGGGATCATGATCCGGCGCCAGATGATCTCCCCGCTCCAGGTCCAGGCCCTTTCCGGTGTGACGGTCAACGTGTTTCTGCCTAGCCTGATTATAGCCAAGACAGTGGCCGGATTCCATCCTGAACAATTTGAAAACTGGTGGATACTGCCCCTGGCCGGGGTGGGCATGATTCTGGCCGGCCTTTTTTTCAGCGGATGGTTTTTTCGGTTCAAACCCCAAAAACGGCCGCTGATGGTGCTGTCCTCCATGCAGAACGGCATCTATATCCCCCTGCCCATCGGCCAGATTCTGTTTCCGGAGCAGTTTGACCAGTTTGCCCTCTATTGTTTTTTGCTTGTATTGGGGTTGAATCCCCTGATGTGGAGCCTGGGAAAGGTGATGCTCTCCGGCGGCCGGGAGAGCCGGATCCGGATGGGTGATTTCTTTTCACCGCCCCTGGCGGCCATATTTATTTCAGTGGCCCTGGTTTTTTCCGGCCTGGCCGGCCATATTCCCGGCCCGGTGATTTCGGCCGTGGATCTTCTGGGCCAGGCCACAGTGCCGGTGGCCGTCTTTGTCCTGGGAGCCACCATGGGGGCCATTTCCATGAAACAATGGCCGCCGGCCGGTGATATTATGGTTGTATTTCTGGTGAAATTTATCCTGGTGCCCGGCGTTGTGTTTGCCGTACTCTACTGGTCCGGCCTGGACCTGTCCATGCCCTTGGCCTGCAGCATGCTAATGGTGCAGGGGGCTTCGCCGCCGGCCACCAATCTTATCCTCATCGTGAAAAATTACGGAGGGGATGTTCAGACCGTCAGCACCATGATGCTGCTTCAATATTTGGCCTGTATCCTTATCATGCCGGTGTGGATTGCGACATGGCAGTATTTTTCCGGTTAA